Below is a genomic region from Candidatus Lernaella stagnicola.
GTGCAGGACCGGGCTGGTTTTTTCGATGATGATTTCCACCAACTGCACGAACGCGGCAATGACAATGATGAAAATGATGTACCAAAAGTGGTGCAGGTTCAGCGGCATCAGCAGGTAGTAGTACACCAGCCAATTGATCCCGGAGGTGACGGCCATCACGAAAATGACCGCCGCGCCCAGGCCCCAACTCGCCTTAACCTGGCTGGACACCGACAGGAACGAACACATGCCCAGGTAATTGGACAGCAGGATGTTGTTCGTGAAAATCGCCGCGAACAGTATGACCAGCGGATTGATGGGCAAACCTACTTCGGGCATCCGCGTCTCCTTTATTTCTCGTTTTCACCCGTACGGCCGGTCCAGCCGCGGATGATCCAAATGACAATCGCCAGCGTGAAAAACGCGCCCGGCGCCATCACCATGATGATCCATTTCGTGAAGCCATCGCCAAACAGCGTCAACTGCAGCGGCGTGCCGTAGAACAACGTGCCGAAACCGAGGATCTCGCGCGGGAAGGCGATAGCGAACATGATCGCCGCGTAACCCAGGCCGCTGGCGAAGCCATCCACGATCGACGGCCACACCTTGTTCGATCCCGCGAAGGCCTCGGCCCGCCCCATGATGATGCAGTTCGTGATGATCAGGCCCACGTACGCGCCCAGCGCCTTACTGATGTCGGGCAGGTAGGCCTTGAGCACCAGGTCGAAGGCGATGACGTACGCGGCGATGATCAACACCTGCACCATCATGCGGATACGGCGCGGCGTGACGTTGCGCAGCAGGCTCACCGTCGCGCTGGACATCACCGTGACGAACACCAGCCCGATGTTCATGATCGCCGTGTTGACGATCAGGTTGGTCACCGCCAGCGTCGAGCAAATCCCGAGAATCTGCCGAAATACCGGGTTGTCTTCCCAGAATCCGGTCCAGAAAATCTTCCTCGTTTTTTTGCCGACCAGCGCCATCCTCTATCCTTGTTGATCCGCGTCCGCCGCCGTCGCGGGCGAATCGTCGAAATGCTCTCGCAGCAAAGGAAACACCCGCCGCCATTGCGCGAAATCACGGGGCAGAAAAACGCCGAGCCCGGCCACCGTCGTTTGCGACGCGCCGGTAATGGCGTCGAGCTTGTGCGGGTCTTGGCCCATGGTGCCGTCGGGTACGACCTTGAATTCCGGCGTCGCCAGCTTGCCGCGGAACTTGGCGCGATACTGATCTTCCTCGATCCGCGCGCCCAGGCCGGGCGTTTCGCTGTGCTTGGTCCACACGACCGAGCGAATCGTCTTGCCGTCCGGCTCCACGGAAATCAGCCCTTCGACCGGTCCCCAAAAACCCTTGCCGCCCACGACGAAGGAATACGCCGTCGGCGTGCCGCTTTTGTCTACCACCGCCCACACGCGCTTAAAGACGGTTGCCTGCGGGCCGGGAGGGGTAGTGGTCAGTCGCAGCTTGCCGTCTTCTTCAACGACCCAGAGCGAGCGGATTTGTTCGGCGATCACCTTTTCCAGTTCGGCGTTCGAGGTGGCGTCGGAAATGCCGGTCAAGTCGAACACGCCCACGATGCTCCGGTTGGTCGCCAGCTTCTTGTTGGTCTCCACGATCGGGTTGGTCGTCACCGCGAGCACCGACAGAACGCCCGCGAAAAGAGAGCTGATCGCAAACATGTACACCGCGGAAAAGGCGCGCGTCTTGGTGAAGCCTTTCTTCTTGGCGCTCATGGCGTCGCCCCTTTGGCGGCGTCGGCCTTGGCTTTCGCGGCGGCTTTTTTGGCGCGCTGCCGCTCGCGCACGGTGTAGTCGATGATCGGCGCGAAGGTGTTGCCCAGCAGCACCGCGAACATGAAGCCCTCGGCGAACTGGCCGAAGGTGCGGATCACCACCGTCGAGATGCCGATGATCGCCCCGTACACCCAACGGCCGATGTTCGTGTTGGCGCTGCTGACCGGGTCGGTCACCATGAAAAAGAGGCCGAGCGCGAAGCCGCCCGTCAGCACCATGTAGAGCGGGTTCACCGGCGTTTCGCTGTTGATGCCCAGGTTGCCGGTGAAATAGAACGCCGTCTGCAAACCCACGGCGAACAGGGCCGTGGCCAGCACGCTTTGCCACGCGGCCCACTTGCGCAGCATGACGTACGCGCCGCCCGCCGCCACCAGCACGAAGCTGATCTCGCCCGCCGACCCCGGGATGAAGCCCAGCGCGGCGTCGACGTAATCGAAGGCCTGCCCCTGCTCGACGGCGACCAGCGGCGTGGCCCCGGTGAAGGTGTCGACGAGCCAGTTGTCCAGGCCGCGGGGGAAGGCGTCGGTCGCGGCGTTCCAGCGGGCGGTCATCTGCACGGGGAAGGTGATGTACAAGAAGGCGCGGCCGACCATCGCCGGGTTGAAGGCGTTATTGCCGAAGCCGCCGAAGACCATCTTGCCGAACACCACTGCGAACACGATGCCCACGGCGGCCATCCACAGCGGCAGGCTGGGCGGCAGGATCAGGGCGAAGAGCGTGGCGGTGACGAATACGGACGAGGTCACCGGCTTGCCCTGCCGCCAGGTGAACAGGCCTTCGGTGAGGATGCTGAGCGCAAACGAGAGCGCCAGCATCGCCAGCACGCGCCAGCCGAAACTGTAGATGCCCCACAGCGCCGCCGGCGCCAGGGCCAGCGTGGTGCCGATCATCGGTTTTTGGATTTGAATCCAGCCGCGTTTGGGCTTGGTGAAACCGAGGAAGGTGGGCCGGGTTTCCGGGGCGGGTTGCGTTTGGTCAGCCATGGCGAAGGCGCGGTCCTTTCCACGGTGTTCCGGCGGTTTTCTTTAAAGCCGGGTAGGACAAAACCAACGGCTCGGGGTCGTTGCACGTGCCGATTTCAGTGCGCGAAGTGTGCCACAAAGGGCCCGGAAAAACAAGTGTTGCGCGCGCTGCTTTGTTGTTCTTTTAAGATAACATTTCCACCGGCGCGCGGTTTGCGTCAACCGCCACGGTGAACCAAACCATAAGTCTTCGGCGTGGTGTGGCAAGGCCGCTGGGTGAAAAAATACACGGCAATATCAAGCGGGTGTGCCGTTTACGCGGTGGTTGATGAATTGGCGGGCGCTTACTTCAGATCTTTCAGTTTGGGAATCCCGCGAGTGGCTCGCTCCAGCGTCTCCAGAACCGCCGCCACCTGCGCGAGCAGCGTTTCGTCGGCTTCGACTTTTGCTTTTGTGCAGGCCTCAACGTAGGCTCGCGCGAGCTTCATAGCATTTTGGCGGAACGCCTTCGGCAGGTTTTGGAGATAGGGAAGGATGATTTTCAGCCCTTCCTTGAACGCCGCCGCCGCGGCTTCGTGGTTTTCCATAGCACGGTGTACGCTGCCCAACGCGCCGAGCGAGGTGGCCAGATCGGGCTGGAAGGCGTCGGGGCGGGCGTCGGCCAACTCGCGGCGTATGTCCACCGCTTCGCGCGCGGCGTCCAGCGCTTCCTCGCGGCGACCCAGGGCGGAAAGGCAATTCGCCAGGTTGTTCAGGGAGGAGGCCAGATCGGGCCGGAAGGCGTCGGGGCGGGCGTCGGCCAACTCGCGGCGTATGTCCACCGCTTCGCGCGCGGTGTCCAGTGCTTCCTCTGCTTCCTCGCGGTAGTCCGATTCGGAAAGGAACGCAACCAGGTTGTTCAACGCCATGGCCAGATTCGGTCGGAAGGCGTCGGGGTGGGCGTCGGCCAATTCGCGGTACAGTATCGCCGCTTCGCGCGCAGCGTCCAGCGCTTCCTCGCGGCGGCCCAGGTCGGAAAGGCGGTTCGCCAGGTTGTTCAGGGACATGGCCAGATCGGGCCGGAAGGCGTCGGGGCGGGCGTCGGCCAACTCGCGGCGTATGTCCACCGCTTCCCGCGCGGCGTCCAGCGCTTCCTCGCGGCGGCCCAGGTCGGAAAGAACATTCGCCAGGTTGTTCAGGGACATGGCCAGATCGGGTCGGAAGGCGTCGGGGCGGGCTTTGGCCAACT
It encodes:
- a CDS encoding FMN-binding protein, giving the protein MSAKKKGFTKTRAFSAVYMFAISSLFAGVLSVLAVTTNPIVETNKKLATNRSIVGVFDLTGISDATSNAELEKVIAEQIRSLWVVEEDGKLRLTTTPPGPQATVFKRVWAVVDKSGTPTAYSFVVGGKGFWGPVEGLISVEPDGKTIRSVVWTKHSETPGLGARIEEDQYRAKFRGKLATPEFKVVPDGTMGQDPHKLDAITGASQTTVAGLGVFLPRDFAQWRRVFPLLREHFDDSPATAADADQQG
- the rsxE gene encoding electron transport complex subunit RsxE; translated protein: MALVGKKTRKIFWTGFWEDNPVFRQILGICSTLAVTNLIVNTAIMNIGLVFVTVMSSATVSLLRNVTPRRIRMMVQVLIIAAYVIAFDLVLKAYLPDISKALGAYVGLIITNCIIMGRAEAFAGSNKVWPSIVDGFASGLGYAAIMFAIAFPREILGFGTLFYGTPLQLTLFGDGFTKWIIMVMAPGAFFTLAIVIWIIRGWTGRTGENEK
- a CDS encoding RnfABCDGE type electron transport complex subunit D — encoded protein: MADQTQPAPETRPTFLGFTKPKRGWIQIQKPMIGTTLALAPAALWGIYSFGWRVLAMLALSFALSILTEGLFTWRQGKPVTSSVFVTATLFALILPPSLPLWMAAVGIVFAVVFGKMVFGGFGNNAFNPAMVGRAFLYITFPVQMTARWNAATDAFPRGLDNWLVDTFTGATPLVAVEQGQAFDYVDAALGFIPGSAGEISFVLVAAGGAYVMLRKWAAWQSVLATALFAVGLQTAFYFTGNLGINSETPVNPLYMVLTGGFALGLFFMVTDPVSSANTNIGRWVYGAIIGISTVVIRTFGQFAEGFMFAVLLGNTFAPIIDYTVRERQRAKKAAAKAKADAAKGATP
- a CDS encoding Rnf-Nqr domain containing protein; its protein translation is MPEVGLPINPLVILFAAIFTNNILLSNYLGMCSFLSVSSQVKASWGLGAAVIFVMAVTSGINWLVYYYLLMPLNLHHFWYIIFIIVIAAFVQLVEIIIEKTSPVLHINLGIFLPLITVNCAILGASLFVIIRNYDFLQALAFGFGGGVGWAMALVAMAGIRQKIARANIPPALEGAGIALIIAGLMSFAVLGFSGMVQVQ